The stretch of DNA GAGGGTCTCGATGAGCACCGCCGTCTGGATCGTCATGTGCAGCGAGCCGGTGATGCGCGCCCCGGCGAGCGGCCGGCGGCCGCCGAACTCCCTGCGCAGCGCCATCAGCCCGGGCATCTCGTGCTCGGCGAGCTCGATCTCCTTGCGGCCGAAGGCGGCGAGGGAGAGGTCGGCGACCTTGTAGTCCGTCGCGACGAGGGTGGGGGCGTCAGGGCTCACGGGTGCTCCTTGTTGGGGGTCGGTGGCCGGCGGGGCCGGCGGTGCTCAGTGGGAGAGCGCGCTCCGCAGCGCCTCGGCACGGTCGACGCGCTCCCAGGGGAGGTCGAGGTCGACGCGCCCGAAGTGGCCGTAGCTCGCGGTCGGCTGGTAGATCGGCCGGCGGAGGTCGAGGTCGCGGATGATCGCCGCGGGGCGGAG from Acidimicrobiales bacterium encodes:
- a CDS encoding methionine adenosyltransferase domain-containing protein, encoding LRPAAIIRDLDLRRPIYQPTASYGHFGRVDLDLPWERVDRAEALRSALSH